In the genome of Mycoplasma seminis, one region contains:
- the lgt gene encoding prolipoprotein diacylglyceryl transferase, whose protein sequence is MNNLPSYLPNAPIAEGTPTILFTVGNYQMHLYSLMIMFGFLFSILTVFFFWYKEEWDLNILFVLIIITVPAGIFGGRLGYVIERLIYNPQNPFPGSHWYALWEGGMSIQGGVILAAVLDAMYLYTKRNYVDLRKCFSYILPAVLVGQFVGRFGNYANHEVYGRIDWDGSSVISLGHTFADNMYISDATTDALGLPGAYRYPLFLYEGIANLVGYVLLCWVFNYFGVFKPGATGALYLVWYGVTRAAMEPLREESYGLYSVVAIIFIILGVLIFMYYQFFGRVKYIKTWEKYRWTYQMKDKEWYSNYVYRTSLRNVLCFLRTKDRY, encoded by the coding sequence ATGAATAATTTACCTTCATATTTACCAAATGCTCCGATAGCCGAAGGAACTCCAACAATTCTATTCACTGTAGGTAATTATCAAATGCACTTGTATTCATTGATGATTATGTTTGGATTCTTATTCTCTATTTTAACTGTATTCTTTTTCTGATACAAAGAAGAATGAGATCTAAATATCCTATTTGTGCTAATTATAATTACAGTACCAGCAGGGATTTTTGGTGGTCGTTTAGGTTATGTAATTGAAAGATTGATTTATAATCCACAAAATCCATTTCCAGGTTCGCACTGGTATGCCTTGTGAGAAGGGGGAATGAGTATTCAAGGAGGGGTTATTTTAGCCGCTGTCTTGGATGCTATGTATTTATATACTAAAAGAAATTACGTTGATTTAAGAAAATGTTTTAGTTACATTTTACCAGCAGTTTTAGTCGGACAATTCGTTGGTCGTTTCGGAAACTACGCTAACCATGAGGTCTATGGAAGAATTGATTGAGATGGAAGCAGTGTAATTAGTCTCGGTCATACATTTGCTGATAACATGTATATTTCTGATGCAACCACTGATGCTTTAGGACTTCCTGGGGCTTATAGATATCCTTTATTCTTATATGAAGGTATCGCTAACTTAGTTGGGTACGTTTTACTTTGCTGAGTATTTAATTACTTTGGAGTATTTAAACCTGGAGCTACAGGAGCATTATATTTAGTTTGATATGGTGTTACTCGTGCTGCAATGGAACCACTTAGAGAAGAATCATATGGACTTTACTCAGTAGTTGCTATTATCTTCATTATCCTAGGGGTATTAATCTTTATGTATTATCAATTCTTTGGTAGAGTTAAATATATTAAAACTTGAGAAAAATACAGATGAACATACCAAATGAAAGATAAAGAATGATATTCAAATTATGTATATAGAACAAGCTTAAGAAATGTATTATGTTTCTTAAGAACCAAAGATAGATATTAA
- the uvrA gene encoding excinuclease ABC subunit UvrA, whose product MHKEDLLIIKGARENNLKNIDLTIPKNQLIVFTGLSGSGKSSLAFNTIYEEGRRRYVDSLSSYARMFLGGTKKPDVDKIEGLSPSISIEQKTVHNNPRSTVGTVTEIYDYFRLLFARIGKVYCPNHNIEIASQTTKDILNSLYQLPENSKLVIYAPLVDSEKGAHANLLDKLKKEGYLRVKVDGEILLLEDKIQLNKNQKHSIDLQIDRVVLNEANYNRIAEDIDAATLYANGLVSVQNIETNEIFNFSKTHSCIYKDFNMPKIETRLFSFNAPYGMCESCKGLGVEFKADFDSIVPEPWRSIKEGAIKYFENTINTQNLEWQEFEQLLKHYNIPLDIAIEDLPEEKVNIIKYGSYEPIAYTLVSSSNNVTRRDRVIEGILTKIQRMYYETSSERIREWLKKYMGSFECSVCKGSRLNQSALAVRVNGKNIYEFTLLSIEDCLNEIQNLVNSLSESEKQISNLITKELLDRLGFLKNVGLDYLTLSRNAETLSGGEAQRIRLATQIGSNLTGVLYVLDEPSIGLHQKDNLKLIETLRKMVDIGNTLIVVEHDEDTMFSADYIVDIGPQAGIHGGQIVAQGKLEDIIANENSITGKYLSHEWKIEVPLYRRKGNGNEIIIKGARENNLKNIDVTLPLGKLVGITGVSGSGKSTLINEIFVRGIQYSLGLMEGLSHKKAKFKSIQGLSNVDKVIAVNQSPIGRTPRSNPATYTGVFDDIRDIFGNIAESRARGYTKSRFSFNVPGGRCEKCSGDGYIKIEMHFLPDVFVQCDQCDGQRYNRETLEILYHKKNISQILDMSVEEALEFFKHKAKIVEKLQILNDVGLGYIKLGQMSTTLSGGEAQRVKLATYLQKKPTGKTVYVLDEPTTGLHTHDVKKLIAILNRIVDGGDTVVVIEHNLDVIKSCDHIIDLGPDGGIHGGQVVAQGTPEQVAQSPKSYTGEFLRKILY is encoded by the coding sequence ATGCATAAAGAAGATTTATTAATTATTAAAGGTGCTAGAGAAAATAACTTAAAAAATATTGATTTAACAATTCCTAAAAATCAACTTATTGTATTTACAGGGCTTAGTGGTAGTGGTAAAAGTTCTTTAGCCTTTAATACTATTTATGAAGAAGGACGTAGAAGATATGTTGATTCGCTTTCCTCATATGCTCGTATGTTTTTAGGTGGAACTAAAAAACCTGATGTTGATAAAATCGAAGGTCTTTCTCCTTCAATTTCAATTGAACAAAAAACAGTACATAATAACCCTCGTTCTACAGTTGGAACAGTTACCGAAATTTATGATTACTTCAGACTTTTATTCGCTCGGATTGGTAAAGTTTATTGTCCTAATCATAATATTGAAATTGCTTCACAAACTACTAAAGATATTTTAAATTCTTTATATCAACTACCCGAAAATAGCAAATTAGTAATTTATGCACCACTTGTAGATAGTGAAAAAGGTGCACATGCTAATTTACTGGATAAACTTAAAAAAGAAGGATATCTAAGAGTTAAAGTTGATGGTGAAATTTTATTATTAGAAGATAAAATTCAATTAAACAAAAATCAAAAGCACTCTATTGATTTACAAATTGACCGTGTTGTGCTTAATGAAGCCAATTACAATAGAATTGCTGAAGATATTGATGCAGCAACCTTGTATGCAAATGGATTAGTTAGTGTACAAAATATTGAAACTAATGAAATATTTAATTTTTCTAAAACTCACTCATGTATTTATAAAGATTTTAATATGCCTAAAATTGAAACTAGATTATTCTCATTCAATGCTCCTTATGGAATGTGTGAAAGCTGTAAAGGGCTCGGAGTAGAGTTTAAAGCAGATTTTGATTCAATTGTTCCCGAGCCTTGAAGAAGTATCAAAGAAGGTGCAATTAAATATTTTGAAAATACAATTAATACACAAAATTTAGAATGACAAGAATTTGAACAATTACTTAAACATTACAACATCCCGCTTGATATAGCAATTGAAGATTTACCTGAAGAAAAAGTAAACATTATTAAATACGGAAGCTATGAACCAATTGCTTATACATTAGTTTCATCATCCAATAATGTAACTCGTAGAGATAGAGTTATCGAAGGAATTCTTACTAAAATTCAACGTATGTATTATGAAACTTCTTCAGAAAGAATCAGAGAATGATTGAAAAAATACATGGGATCATTTGAATGTTCTGTATGTAAAGGTTCAAGATTAAATCAATCAGCTCTTGCAGTAAGGGTTAATGGTAAAAATATTTATGAATTTACTCTGCTTTCAATTGAAGATTGTTTAAACGAAATACAAAATCTTGTAAATTCTTTAAGTGAAAGTGAAAAACAAATTTCTAACTTAATTACTAAAGAATTATTAGATCGTTTAGGATTCTTAAAAAATGTTGGTTTAGATTATTTAACCCTAAGCCGTAATGCTGAAACACTTTCTGGTGGTGAGGCTCAAAGAATTAGACTTGCTACTCAAATTGGTTCAAACCTTACCGGAGTGCTTTATGTTCTTGATGAACCTTCAATTGGATTACACCAAAAAGATAATTTAAAACTTATTGAAACCTTAAGAAAAATGGTGGATATCGGAAACACTTTAATTGTGGTTGAACACGATGAAGACACAATGTTTTCGGCTGATTATATTGTGGATATCGGACCACAAGCAGGAATTCATGGTGGACAAATAGTTGCTCAAGGTAAATTAGAAGACATTATCGCAAATGAAAATTCAATTACTGGAAAATACCTTTCCCATGAATGAAAAATTGAAGTTCCATTGTATCGTAGAAAAGGAAATGGAAACGAAATTATTATTAAGGGTGCAAGAGAAAACAACCTGAAAAATATCGACGTAACCTTACCTCTAGGTAAATTAGTAGGTATCACTGGTGTTTCAGGTTCTGGGAAAAGTACTTTAATTAATGAAATTTTTGTTCGTGGTATTCAATATTCACTCGGATTAATGGAAGGATTAAGCCACAAGAAAGCTAAATTTAAATCTATTCAAGGCTTAAGTAATGTTGATAAAGTTATTGCAGTAAATCAATCTCCAATCGGAAGAACTCCGAGATCAAATCCAGCTACCTATACAGGTGTATTTGATGATATTAGGGATATATTTGGTAATATAGCTGAATCTCGTGCTAGAGGATATACAAAATCTCGTTTTAGTTTCAATGTCCCTGGCGGAAGATGTGAAAAATGTTCTGGAGATGGATACATTAAAATTGAAATGCACTTTTTACCCGATGTTTTTGTGCAATGTGATCAATGTGATGGTCAAAGATATAACCGTGAAACTCTTGAAATTTTATATCACAAGAAAAACATTTCTCAAATTCTAGATATGTCTGTTGAAGAAGCACTCGAATTTTTCAAACACAAAGCTAAAATAGTTGAAAAATTACAAATCTTAAATGATGTTGGACTCGGATATATTAAACTAGGTCAAATGTCAACTACACTTTCAGGTGGTGAAGCACAAAGAGTTAAACTTGCTACCTATTTACAAAAGAAGCCAACCGGTAAAACTGTTTATGTACTTGATGAACCTACAACTGGACTTCATACCCATGATGTTAAGAAATTAATTGCTATTTTAAATCGAATTGTTGACGGTGGAGACACTGTGGTAGTCATAGAACACAATTTAGATGTAATTAAATCTTGTGATCACATTATTGATTTAGGGCCTGATGGAGGTATTCACGGAGGTCAAGTGGTTGCTCAAGGAACACCTGAGCAAGTTGCTCAATCACCAAAAAGTTATACTGGAGAATTCCTTAGAAAAATCCTTTATTAG
- a CDS encoding TM2 domain-containing protein, with the protein MQSSNKSRLALTLLSFFLGGFGIDRFYAGRIGLGIAKLLTAGGLGVWALVDFILAVCGAQKDSEGRSIDKW; encoded by the coding sequence ATGCAAAGTTCAAATAAAAGCAGACTTGCTTTAACATTGCTTTCATTCTTTTTAGGTGGATTTGGAATCGATAGATTCTATGCCGGAAGAATTGGATTAGGAATCGCTAAATTATTAACAGCCGGAGGATTAGGAGTTTGAGCACTTGTAGACTTTATTTTAGCTGTCTGCGGTGCACAAAAAGATTCTGAAGGTAGATCAATTGATAAATGATAA
- a CDS encoding IMPACT family protein, whose amino-acid sequence MITEELIVKKSRFIGYLYPISDKEQVKQLLSELRREHKKARHVCHAYLLKQNGAESAGFSDDGEPKNTAGRPIYELINLKGVSNVLVVVVRYFGGIKLGAGGLIRAYREAASLTINKYLQEKGNNVKN is encoded by the coding sequence ATGATAACAGAAGAATTAATTGTTAAAAAATCTCGCTTTATTGGATATTTATATCCAATATCAGATAAGGAGCAAGTTAAACAACTACTTAGTGAGCTAAGAAGAGAACACAAAAAAGCTCGTCATGTATGTCATGCTTATTTACTTAAGCAAAATGGTGCTGAAAGCGCTGGATTTAGTGACGATGGTGAACCTAAAAACACTGCAGGTAGGCCGATATATGAACTAATTAATTTAAAAGGTGTATCTAATGTCTTAGTAGTTGTTGTTCGCTATTTTGGTGGAATCAAACTAGGAGCTGGTGGTTTAATTAGAGCTTATCGTGAAGCTGCTTCTTTAACAATTAATAAATATCTGCAAGAGAAAGGAAATAATGTTAAAAATTAA
- a CDS encoding MAGa3780 family membrane protein, with translation MEQTRKTTFHTWDKLRKATLYAGICVILLIFIATLWKWGIISNKMQESIAKLSEQEKEVLIKTDNMPKILPNFWSVTGTFTWISNLTVGITLVLFAIYPKHWLHQRALFLANTYITITFIVFWTLIFPASFKHFEADVFFDSLIVHFINPLICFVFVILNRKKIQVTKLTIWLASVVMVAYWAFALIVFFIGEPIANQFATVAGVKNIYDAGKLVVYKFLNFRQPLFYKGSSTGIVVLLNFVIFVVGFFLTPGLGFAWKYALKIKYDTTTQPWKVY, from the coding sequence ATGGAACAAACAAGAAAAACAACTTTTCATACTTGAGATAAACTTAGGAAAGCAACACTATATGCTGGAATTTGTGTAATATTACTTATTTTTATCGCAACCTTGTGAAAATGAGGAATTATTTCAAATAAAATGCAAGAATCAATTGCAAAATTAAGTGAGCAAGAAAAAGAAGTATTAATTAAAACAGACAACATGCCTAAAATACTACCAAACTTTTGATCTGTAACTGGAACATTTACTTGGATTAGTAATTTAACTGTAGGAATAACTTTAGTATTATTTGCTATTTATCCAAAACATTGATTACATCAAAGAGCCTTATTTTTAGCAAATACATATATCACAATTACTTTTATTGTTTTTTGAACATTAATTTTCCCAGCTTCATTTAAACATTTTGAAGCTGATGTATTTTTTGATTCATTAATCGTGCATTTTATTAATCCGCTTATTTGTTTTGTTTTTGTGATTTTAAATCGTAAAAAAATTCAAGTTACAAAACTTACTATTTGACTTGCGAGTGTGGTAATGGTAGCTTATTGAGCTTTCGCATTAATAGTATTTTTCATCGGAGAACCAATTGCAAATCAATTTGCTACAGTTGCAGGAGTCAAAAACATCTATGACGCAGGTAAATTAGTAGTCTATAAATTCTTAAACTTTAGACAACCACTATTTTACAAAGGTTCTTCAACTGGTATTGTAGTGTTACTTAATTTTGTGATTTTTGTAGTTGGATTCTTCCTTACACCAGGGTTAGGATTTGCTTGAAAATATGCTTTAAAAATTAAGTATGATACTACTACACAGCCTTGAAAGGTTTACTAA
- a CDS encoding ABC transporter permease — protein sequence MKTLNKKARVKSKTETSFNGIFALINIHFWKAFVGPFFAFGYPIIFILICGLIFNYPMIISSSLTIGPVAIACVSLPTAIFEFKKSTLLKRIGATNIKPLRFLLYVASYYFIIMLFSGLWTLLFAVIIFGPNYFNEGKVVYEQMIGGTQYNITLSSLKKLFGQIEIWGLIYSLFTLTLVSLAVGLFIVSVSKSILMIQAIGSTLLIISMFLTGQVFPMVAVSEVKGMWWLSYLTPFKSPITQNKMAFEGKAALSYLAQINNKEVNFGLNGTELYTVGDLEAYLESIAKYTAVSKTYPIIQGEGFASQINELLHKLNNIAGKEYTSIAFEKYNIFNVSDLYCSINTLKSYQPLIVPSEVVIQQSVAHSLEEVLNNNASAKDFITNLVISPKENGSEAKLVQDLISNVTLDTLNQNAHQLTELIMKRSEFKNLSNSYIMLASSGVTTKDLLYIGSKAENIINFILPYAWSILLIGLSAKSFRWSTR from the coding sequence ATGAAAACATTAAATAAAAAAGCTAGAGTTAAAAGCAAAACAGAAACGAGCTTTAACGGAATTTTTGCATTAATAAACATTCATTTTTGAAAAGCCTTTGTTGGTCCATTTTTCGCTTTTGGTTATCCAATTATTTTCATTCTAATATGTGGATTGATCTTTAATTATCCTATGATTATTTCGTCTTCATTAACCATTGGTCCAGTAGCAATTGCTTGCGTTTCCTTACCAACTGCAATTTTTGAGTTTAAGAAATCTACATTATTAAAAAGAATCGGTGCAACTAACATTAAGCCTTTAAGATTCTTACTATATGTAGCATCATATTATTTCATTATTATGCTTTTTAGTGGTTTATGAACCTTACTATTTGCTGTTATTATTTTTGGTCCAAATTATTTTAATGAAGGAAAAGTTGTTTATGAACAAATGATAGGTGGAACACAATATAACATTACTTTAAGTTCGCTCAAAAAACTATTTGGACAAATCGAAATCTGAGGATTAATTTATTCTTTATTTACCTTAACCTTAGTATCATTAGCTGTTGGATTATTTATAGTTTCTGTTTCCAAATCTATTTTAATGATTCAAGCTATCGGTTCAACTTTATTAATTATTTCTATGTTTTTAACTGGACAAGTATTCCCAATGGTAGCTGTATCAGAAGTTAAAGGAATGTGATGATTATCATATTTAACTCCTTTCAAATCGCCAATAACACAAAACAAAATGGCTTTTGAAGGTAAAGCTGCACTTTCATATTTAGCTCAAATAAATAATAAAGAAGTTAATTTCGGACTTAATGGAACAGAACTATATACTGTTGGTGATTTAGAAGCTTATTTAGAATCTATTGCTAAATATACAGCGGTTTCAAAAACATATCCAATTATTCAAGGTGAAGGATTTGCTTCTCAAATAAATGAACTGCTTCATAAATTAAATAATATTGCTGGTAAAGAATACACTAGCATAGCATTTGAAAAATATAATATATTTAATGTTTCAGATTTATATTGTTCAATTAATACTTTAAAATCTTATCAACCCTTAATAGTACCTAGTGAAGTTGTAATTCAACAAAGTGTTGCGCATAGTTTAGAAGAAGTGTTAAATAATAATGCTTCAGCAAAAGATTTCATTACAAACTTAGTTATTTCACCAAAAGAAAATGGAAGTGAAGCTAAACTTGTTCAAGATTTAATTAGTAATGTAACTTTAGATACATTAAATCAAAATGCTCATCAATTAACTGAATTAATTATGAAAAGATCAGAATTTAAAAACTTATCTAATTCATATATTATGTTAGCAAGTAGCGGTGTAACTACTAAAGACCTCTTATACATAGGGTCAAAAGCCGAAAATATAATTAACTTCATTTTACCTTATGCATGAAGTATTCTATTAATCGGATTATCAGCTAAATCATTTAGATGAAGTACACGTTAA
- the hprK gene encoding HPr(Ser) kinase/phosphatase, producing the protein MSKDKKKINVKKIIDFFDLKLINGRDVELEFNDIYQPAIKRVGLELAEHFENDRLSKNVIAWGTAESTWFSLIGKKKACEAIEWVFRRKPPLVILSKGFNKPAINWVIDLANKYKIPVALVRMSTSYISTNIGSYLNNYFGEMTQVHGTLVLIGGTGVLITGESGIGKSEAALQLIQQGSVLVSDDAVLIKDNGNIFIGSSPAITRNFLEIRGIGLVDITQLYGVSSVAKSSIIDLVIELVRQEGKNDFDRLGTDYLEYPIFGRSIKKMQIPIKEGGSAASLIKAAVNTYLARNAGMNVVDMLYERAQKENDE; encoded by the coding sequence ATGAGTAAAGATAAAAAGAAAATAAATGTTAAAAAGATAATTGACTTCTTTGACCTCAAGTTAATTAATGGTAGAGATGTTGAATTAGAATTTAATGATATTTATCAACCCGCTATCAAAAGAGTTGGTCTTGAACTTGCTGAACATTTTGAAAACGATCGTTTATCTAAAAACGTTATCGCTTGAGGTACAGCTGAATCAACTTGATTTTCACTTATTGGTAAAAAGAAAGCTTGTGAAGCAATCGAATGGGTTTTTAGACGTAAACCTCCGCTTGTAATCTTATCTAAAGGATTTAATAAGCCTGCTATCAACTGAGTTATTGATTTAGCTAATAAATACAAAATCCCAGTTGCATTAGTTAGAATGTCAACTTCTTACATTTCAACTAACATTGGTTCATATTTAAATAACTACTTTGGTGAAATGACCCAAGTACATGGTACATTAGTTCTTATAGGTGGTACTGGTGTGCTTATTACCGGAGAAAGTGGAATTGGTAAATCTGAAGCAGCTTTACAATTAATCCAACAAGGTAGCGTTTTAGTTTCTGACGATGCTGTGTTAATTAAAGATAACGGAAATATCTTTATTGGTTCTTCACCTGCAATTACTCGTAATTTCCTTGAAATCAGAGGGATTGGTTTAGTAGACATTACTCAACTTTATGGAGTGTCTTCTGTTGCAAAATCCTCAATTATTGATTTAGTCATTGAATTAGTTCGTCAAGAAGGTAAAAATGATTTTGACCGTCTGGGAACTGATTATTTAGAATACCCAATTTTTGGTAGAAGCATTAAAAAAATGCAAATACCTATTAAAGAGGGTGGTTCAGCAGCTTCATTAATTAAAGCTGCAGTTAATACTTATTTAGCTCGTAATGCAGGTATGAATGTAGTAGATATGCTATATGAAAGAGCACAAAAGGAGAACGATGAATAA
- the uvrB gene encoding excinuclease ABC subunit UvrB, which yields MGIFKLHSNYQPTGDQPKAIQQLVEGIKHGDKEQVLQGVTGSGKTFTIANVIKEFDRPVIVLSHTKTLASQLYSELKGFFPENAVEYFISYFDYYRPEAYIPSTDVYIDKDSQTNEQIEILRLSAINSLMTRKDVIVVASVSAIYGALNPEVYKDSFFRFFQGQEISVKEFTNKLIQIKYDRNDTTQEPGDFTVKGDNIIIRPADNEEIAIRISFFGDEIEEIAEIDPLTKDVIKKHKIYVLSPGNAYATENTVYDEIIPKIQKELDKRIAYFQKEGKILEASRISQRVHNDMDDMKEFGICKGIENYSMYLDGRDFGQRPYTILDYFPKDSLMFIDESHKLIPQVGGMYAGDRSRKENLVDYGFRLPSALENRPLNFDEWENAFDFQKIYISATPREYELNKSEGKIAKLFVRPTGLVDPEIIIKPTKDQIQDIYDTLIKQRESNSRTLILTWSKKQAEALSTYLLEKGIKSAYLHSDFNTFVRNEILRKLRKGTYEVVVAINLLREGMDIPEVSKVIVLDADKEGFMRNAESLIQITGRAARNANGQAIFYADKITPSMQKCIDDNNEKRAMQLEYNRIHNIVPKTIIKPIPEPIEGHDISNAIEAIINKSQNKGRVTKKEKQKAIDEIRKQMEQAAKELDYERAIKLRDILLELEIDEKNKAIEEEE from the coding sequence ATGGGAATATTTAAATTACATTCAAATTATCAACCAACTGGAGATCAGCCTAAAGCAATTCAACAGTTAGTTGAAGGAATTAAACACGGAGATAAAGAGCAAGTCCTTCAAGGGGTTACTGGTTCAGGAAAAACATTTACAATCGCAAATGTTATTAAAGAATTTGACCGCCCTGTTATTGTGCTTTCTCACACCAAAACATTAGCTTCACAACTCTACAGCGAATTAAAAGGATTCTTTCCTGAAAATGCTGTGGAATATTTTATATCTTATTTTGATTATTATAGACCTGAGGCTTATATTCCTTCAACTGATGTTTATATTGATAAGGATTCTCAAACTAATGAACAAATTGAAATTTTAAGACTTAGTGCAATTAACTCACTTATGACTAGAAAAGATGTTATTGTAGTTGCTAGCGTTAGTGCAATTTATGGTGCACTTAATCCTGAAGTTTATAAAGATTCTTTCTTCAGATTTTTTCAAGGTCAAGAAATTTCAGTTAAAGAATTTACTAATAAATTAATTCAAATCAAATATGACCGTAATGATACCACTCAGGAACCTGGAGATTTTACAGTAAAAGGTGATAACATTATTATTCGCCCAGCCGATAATGAAGAAATCGCAATTCGGATTTCTTTTTTCGGAGATGAAATTGAAGAAATCGCTGAAATCGATCCACTAACTAAAGATGTAATTAAGAAACATAAAATCTATGTACTTTCACCCGGAAATGCTTATGCTACTGAAAACACTGTTTATGATGAAATAATTCCAAAAATCCAAAAAGAACTAGATAAAAGAATTGCATATTTCCAAAAAGAAGGAAAAATTTTGGAAGCTTCTAGAATTTCTCAAAGAGTTCATAATGATATGGATGATATGAAGGAATTTGGGATTTGCAAAGGTATTGAAAATTACTCTATGTATCTAGATGGTAGAGATTTTGGTCAAAGACCTTATACTATACTTGATTACTTTCCTAAAGATTCTTTAATGTTTATTGATGAATCCCACAAACTTATCCCACAAGTTGGTGGAATGTATGCTGGTGATAGAAGTAGAAAAGAAAACTTAGTTGATTATGGATTTAGATTACCTTCGGCCCTTGAAAATAGACCTCTAAATTTTGATGAATGAGAAAATGCTTTTGATTTTCAAAAGATTTATATTTCAGCTACACCTAGAGAATATGAATTAAATAAATCTGAAGGAAAAATTGCAAAGCTTTTTGTTCGTCCTACTGGGTTAGTAGATCCTGAAATAATCATTAAACCAACTAAAGATCAAATTCAAGATATTTATGATACTTTAATAAAACAAAGAGAAAGCAATTCTCGAACCTTAATTTTAACTTGATCAAAAAAACAAGCAGAAGCCTTATCTACTTATTTACTTGAAAAAGGAATTAAGTCAGCTTATTTACATTCAGACTTTAATACTTTTGTTAGAAATGAAATTCTTAGAAAACTCAGAAAAGGAACTTATGAAGTAGTGGTCGCAATTAACTTACTTCGTGAAGGGATGGATATACCAGAAGTTTCTAAAGTAATTGTGCTGGATGCAGATAAAGAAGGATTTATGCGGAACGCTGAAAGTTTAATCCAAATTACTGGTCGGGCAGCTAGAAATGCAAATGGGCAAGCTATTTTTTATGCAGATAAGATAACTCCAAGCATGCAAAAATGTATCGATGATAATAATGAAAAAAGAGCTATGCAGCTTGAATATAATCGTATTCATAATATAGTTCCTAAAACTATTATTAAGCCAATTCCTGAACCGATTGAAGGTCATGATATTTCAAATGCAATTGAAGCTATTATTAATAAATCACAAAATAAGGGTAGAGTTACTAAAAAAGAAAAACAAAAAGCAATTGATGAAATTAGAAAACAAATGGAACAAGCCGCAAAAGAGCTTGATTATGAAAGAGCAATTAAGTTAAGAGATATCTTACTTGAATTAGAAATTGATGAAAAAAATAAAGCAATAGAGGAGGAAGAATAA
- a CDS encoding ABC transporter ATP-binding protein — translation MNENIKNVQKISKEFLQELQQQSNKVETFEAVKTLEFDLEKLISINAVDKEFSLKRAKKFKAVNNMNLTLYQGQNVALLGSNGAGKTTTVEMIVGISKPTKGEIVYHFENEKSNTNSLIGIQFQDSSYPQGLSVSDVIKSMQKIYGSALGQEDIDNLIKIFGVDEFIFNKASSLSGGQQQRLNALLSIIHCPKLIILDELSTGLDIKIKSRLIHFIKKFAIANQSSILLISHDINEIELIADRIIIMHKGRIILDQLKEDVIKNFGSVANCLDKYIG, via the coding sequence ATGAATGAAAATATCAAAAATGTACAAAAAATTTCAAAAGAATTTTTGCAAGAATTGCAACAGCAATCTAATAAAGTCGAAACTTTTGAAGCAGTTAAAACATTAGAATTTGACTTAGAAAAATTAATTAGTATTAATGCTGTAGATAAAGAATTTAGTTTAAAAAGAGCTAAGAAATTTAAAGCAGTAAATAATATGAATTTAACTTTATATCAAGGGCAAAATGTTGCATTATTAGGCTCAAATGGAGCTGGTAAAACTACTACTGTTGAAATGATAGTAGGTATTTCAAAACCTACTAAAGGAGAGATTGTATATCACTTTGAAAATGAAAAATCAAATACTAATTCATTAATCGGGATTCAATTTCAAGATTCTTCTTATCCACAAGGTTTAAGTGTTAGCGATGTGATTAAATCTATGCAAAAAATTTACGGTAGCGCACTAGGTCAAGAAGATATTGATAACTTAATTAAAATTTTTGGAGTTGATGAATTTATATTTAATAAAGCTTCTTCTCTTTCTGGGGGTCAACAGCAAAGATTAAATGCGTTACTTTCAATAATACACTGTCCAAAATTAATTATTTTAGACGAATTATCCACTGGTTTAGACATAAAGATAAAATCTCGTTTAATTCATTTTATTAAAAAGTTTGCTATCGCAAATCAATCTAGTATCTTGTTAATTTCACATGATATTAATGAAATTGAATTAATTGCAGATCGAATTATAATAATGCACAAAGGAAGAATTATTTTAGATCAACTTAAAGAAGATGTTATAAAGAATTTTGGATCAGTAGCAAATTGTTTGGATAAATATATAGGATAA